In bacterium, the genomic window AGAAGGCGCGGCCATGCTGGTGTTGGAACAATGGAGTGAAGCTGTAGAAAGAGGGGCCCGAATCTACGCGGAAGTGGTTGGATATGGAACTTCGTTTGACGTTCACGGAATCAGTGAACCCCATCCGGAAGGAGAAGGAGCGATGGTTGCTATACAACGCGCGTTGTTGGATGCGGGTGTTGCGCCCGCGGAAATCACATACATTAATGCGCACGGAACCTCCACGCCGAAAAATGACGTTGTAGAAACGAAAGCGATCCATCGCGTGTTCGCGAAGCGAGCCGAATCGATACCTGTTAGCTCAACAAAGTCGATGATCGGGCATTTGATCTCCGCTGCCGGCGCAATGGAAATCGCAGCTGCAATACTTTGCGCGCAAAGAAACTTCATCCATCCCACCATCAATCTTGAAACCCCTGATCCAGCCTGCGACCTGGATTACGTTCGGGAAGGAGCAAGAAGAGCAGATGTGACGTATTTCTTGAAGAATTCTTTTGCGTTTGGCGGCCAAAACGCGTCCTTGGTTCTCCGAAATGTAATAGAATGAAGACACATCACGGTCTCAATGTAACCTCATGCTAACCGGCAAGACGATCATCGTTACGGGCGCATCCAGAGGAATTGGAAAAGCAATTGCGGCAGCATGCGTGCGGGAAGGCGGCACGGCAGGAATCAATTACTTACAAAATGAAGAAAGCGCCCATGCATTTTGTGACGAACTGAATCGGGTCCGTCCTGATTCGGCTTTTCTCTTGCCTTTTGACGTAAGAAGCTCTGACTCCATCGCTCACGCGTGCGATGGATTACTGGAACATGGCTTAGCGATTGAAGGCTGGGTCAACAATGCCGGAATCAACTTACAAGGGCTACTCCTTTCACAAACGGATTTGATGATCGATCAGCAAATTCAAACGAATCTTGTTGGAGCCATCTACTGTTGCCGCTACATCATTCCACACATGATGGAACGGAAATGCGGCTCGATTGTCAATGTCGGATCGGTGACGAATTCCCGCGTTGGATCCGGTCAATCGGTGTATGCTGCAACAAAGGGAGCCCTGGCAGCCCTTACCAGAGCGCTGGCACTGGAGTATGGGCGTAAGGGAGTGAGAGTGAACTGTGTCGACCCTGGACCGGTCGATACGGAAATGTTTCGCCAGACGCAGGAATTCGCGGGCGAGGAGATCAGACGGCAGATTCCGTTGCGGCGTTTCGGCACAGCAGCCGAGATTGCCGAACTTGTCGTGTTCTTGCTTTCCGATCGCGCTTCCTTTTTGACCGGCGGATTGTTTACAGCAGATGGTGGTTTCTCGTTATGACGTTGCGTGAGACAATGATCTCCCGCCGCTCGGTGCGGTCCTTTCAGTCCGAACATCCAGGACGCGAACGAATCCGGGAGCTTATCGACATGGCGATCACTGCTCCCTCCGCAAGCAATAAACAGCCCTGGCGATTCTTTGTTACGGACGATAGGAACACGATCGAAAAAATGGCACAGGCGGTCTCGCGATCGATCGATCAGATCGTGGCGCATATCGAACCGCAATACATGGATGCCTTTCGCGCTTATGGAGATTACTTTGTGCGTTTTCAGGGCGCTCCCGTTGTCATTGCGGCCGCCTTTCGTGAAATTGCTGTCCTGTCCAATCTCATCAGGAACGATCTGCCAAAGGATTCATTCGAAACTATTAGAAGGATGGAATACTACTCGGGTTTGACGTCCACTTCTCTGGCGATACAGAATCTGATGCTGTACGCCCATTCCTGCGGCCTGGGTACTTCCTGCATGACCGGGCCGCTGGTCGCGGCAGAACAGCTGAAAGAAATTCTTACGATTCCGGCTTCCTGGGATCTTGCTGCGCTGATCGCAGTAGGCTATTCCGCAGAAGAACCGGTTGTCACAACACGTAAACAAGCAAAAGCCGTCCTTCGCTGGGTAAATAATCCTGGATCGTAATCGTGATCATGATCGTAATCTTTAATCATAATTAAATGGATAGACAAGAGATTTTTACAGCCGTACAGGATTGCATTGCTGAAAGTCTTGCAATCAGCAAACAGGAGATCCGGCCCGAATCCCGGTTAATTGACGATCTGGGAGCGGATTCCCTGGATTTTCTGGACATGATCTTCAGTCTGGAAAAACGATTCAGCACACGTTTGCGGGATCCCAAACTGGATCTACTGGTGCGAGCCGATTTTTCACAAGCACAAACCACGCAAAATGGGCATCTCTCAGCGGAGTCGATCGAGAAGCTAAGCGAATGGCTGCCCGAGCTAAAGGACGCGACGGAAGTCATGATGCGCGATGTATATTCCTACATCACCGTCAATACGCTTGTGCGCCTTGTCGAAGAAAAGCTCATCAACGCAGAGACGAAGGGGCGCAGGGAATAAAATTCTTTTCTCTCTGCGATTCTGCGTCCCTGCGTTAAAAGATTATGAGAGGATGGAGTGGGCGATGACGAGCCGCTGGATTTCTGAGGTGCCTTCGTAGATTTCGGTGATTTTTGCATCGCGCATCG contains:
- a CDS encoding beta-ketoacyl-[acyl-carrier-protein] synthase II translates to EGAAMLVLEQWSEAVERGARIYAEVVGYGTSFDVHGISEPHPEGEGAMVAIQRALLDAGVAPAEITYINAHGTSTPKNDVVETKAIHRVFAKRAESIPVSSTKSMIGHLISAAGAMEIAAAILCAQRNFIHPTINLETPDPACDLDYVREGARRADVTYFLKNSFAFGGQNASLVLRNVIE
- a CDS encoding phosphopantetheine-binding protein; this encodes MDRQEIFTAVQDCIAESLAISKQEIRPESRLIDDLGADSLDFLDMIFSLEKRFSTRLRDPKLDLLVRADFSQAQTTQNGHLSAESIEKLSEWLPELKDATEVMMRDVYSYITVNTLVRLVEEKLINAETKGRRE
- a CDS encoding nitroreductase family protein, whose amino-acid sequence is MTLRETMISRRSVRSFQSEHPGRERIRELIDMAITAPSASNKQPWRFFVTDDRNTIEKMAQAVSRSIDQIVAHIEPQYMDAFRAYGDYFVRFQGAPVVIAAAFREIAVLSNLIRNDLPKDSFETIRRMEYYSGLTSTSLAIQNLMLYAHSCGLGTSCMTGPLVAAEQLKEILTIPASWDLAALIAVGYSAEEPVVTTRKQAKAVLRWVNNPGS
- a CDS encoding SDR family oxidoreductase — translated: MLTGKTIIVTGASRGIGKAIAAACVREGGTAGINYLQNEESAHAFCDELNRVRPDSAFLLPFDVRSSDSIAHACDGLLEHGLAIEGWVNNAGINLQGLLLSQTDLMIDQQIQTNLVGAIYCCRYIIPHMMERKCGSIVNVGSVTNSRVGSGQSVYAATKGALAALTRALALEYGRKGVRVNCVDPGPVDTEMFRQTQEFAGEEIRRQIPLRRFGTAAEIAELVVFLLSDRASFLTGGLFTADGGFSL